The sequence CGGAGAGTTTTTCCATGTCTGCAAGCCCATGTTCGGCTTATCTGCTTTTGCCCTCTCGGCGATGAGTTCTGCCGCAGTATGTCCGTGTATTGCCCAGTGGAGCTTATTCTGCACGGTGGCATAAAACTCTCTTGAAATGTCAGAATCTTTATCGTAATCAATGCTGCACTGAGCGTATATATCCGTAATTTTCTGATAAAATCTTCGTTCGGATGCTCTGATGTCCCGTATGCGTTCCAGCAGCTCATCAAAGTAATCCTCACCAAGGTTGCGCCCATCCTTCAATCGCTCGTCATCCATAGTGAAGCCTTTCACCATGTATTCGGTCAATCTCTCTGTCGCCCACTGGCGGAACTGTGTACCGCGTTTTGAACGTACACGATAACCGACAGCGATGATCATTTCGAGGTTGTAATGGTCTATTAAACGCTCAACCTCTCTCCTGCCTTCGGTTTGAACTATTAAGTATTTCTTAATAGTTGCCTCTGGAGGCTGTTCTCCATCTTCATAAATACTTTTAATATGCTGATTAATATTCGGAACAGTAGACTGATAAAGCTCTGCGAGTGCTTTCTGGCTCATCCATACCGT is a genomic window of Geovibrio thiophilus containing:
- a CDS encoding virulence RhuM family protein encodes the protein MTNPPASPNTDFLFYEADDGKTKIQVRIQDETVWMSQKALAELYQSTVPNINQHIKSIYEDGEQPPEATIKKYLIVQTEGRREVERLIDHYNLEMIIAVGYRVRSKRGTQFRQWATERLTEYMVKGFTMDDERLKDGRNLGEDYFDELLERIRDIRASERRFYQKITDIYAQCSIDYDKDSDISREFYATVQNKLHWAIHGHTAAELIAERAKADKPNMGLQTWKNSPHGKIRSRDVETAKNYLAETELKELNRIVVMYLDYAELQASRRQTMTMKEWADKLDSFLQFNEMDVLNNAGRISAEVAKKLALGEFAKYTEKQKKLEAEAPTSDFDKLVSKTRKLGKGE